In the genome of Paenibacillus sp. FSL R5-0766, one region contains:
- a CDS encoding histidine kinase, whose translation MKFTVFAKTVILLICLLVPILLLYTYANQANVDMVVEEKQQSSLNQFNYFSSQVDKNIEQLSLYGLTLLRDPSILHYRYMTDSTSQYEKNSIYLDILDKLSLYQSTSRWKNDITIVLPQAELVLSTMSSRTVYDEKMLTFPQPGQWQLEQGSFTYFFTDNYEWNEKPVNTGVRTVMEINFDPMNVVAMLDDFKETQGGDPFLLVPGNDPLLNRTADPKLVEAIMRDIPFNGAEREGNHQLEVGDKQYLVSYVHSKQLQAVYVNPVVLDDLLNPMDKSRNMFITSILLLLVLSIGAALLLYRKVQVPIHRLMRGLQQIRKGQLSTRIPVDHSRDEFAYLTQSFNHMAEQIQELIEKVYEERIRSREATLKHLQSQINPHFLYNCLFYIKNMTQLGNREAVIAMSLSLGDYYRYITRGENDMTTVEEEIRLLDHYLSIQQMRTNRLTYEIAVPQQLMLLHIPRLLIQPIVENAVIHGIEPMEGSGHVVVTGMAVPEHIEGRKYTRYSLFVDNDGVTLTAEEIAELEREINEPMGEEIGTGTWNVHQRLVTRYGLSSGLHFGAIPYGGLSVEIRWFEEEQPHDESDGRG comes from the coding sequence ATGAAATTCACAGTATTTGCGAAGACGGTCATTCTCTTAATCTGCCTGCTCGTACCCATTCTGCTGCTCTATACGTACGCAAACCAGGCAAATGTGGATATGGTCGTCGAAGAGAAACAGCAGTCGAGTCTGAACCAGTTCAATTATTTCAGTTCCCAGGTGGATAAAAATATCGAGCAGCTCTCGCTGTATGGCCTGACATTGCTGCGAGATCCGAGTATCCTGCATTACCGTTACATGACGGACTCCACCAGCCAATATGAGAAAAACAGCATCTATCTGGATATTCTCGACAAATTATCGTTGTACCAGTCCACCAGCCGCTGGAAGAACGATATTACCATTGTGCTGCCGCAAGCGGAACTTGTGTTATCCACCATGTCCAGCCGGACGGTCTACGATGAGAAGATGTTGACGTTCCCGCAACCTGGCCAATGGCAGCTGGAACAGGGGAGTTTCACCTACTTTTTCACGGATAACTACGAGTGGAATGAAAAACCGGTGAACACAGGTGTGCGAACGGTGATGGAGATTAATTTTGACCCGATGAACGTGGTTGCCATGTTGGATGATTTTAAAGAAACGCAGGGCGGAGATCCTTTCTTGCTGGTACCCGGTAATGATCCGTTGCTGAACCGTACGGCGGACCCCAAATTGGTCGAAGCGATCATGCGGGATATCCCCTTTAACGGGGCGGAGAGGGAAGGTAATCATCAGCTGGAGGTAGGCGATAAGCAATATCTGGTCAGTTACGTGCACTCCAAACAACTGCAAGCGGTATATGTGAACCCGGTGGTATTGGATGATCTGCTGAACCCGATGGACAAGAGCCGGAATATGTTTATTACATCCATTCTGTTACTGCTGGTGCTGAGTATCGGGGCGGCACTGCTCTTGTATCGAAAAGTTCAGGTGCCCATCCATCGTTTGATGAGAGGGCTGCAACAGATTCGCAAAGGGCAGCTGTCCACGCGGATTCCGGTCGATCACTCCCGTGATGAATTCGCGTATCTCACCCAGAGCTTTAACCATATGGCAGAGCAGATTCAGGAACTGATCGAGAAGGTATACGAGGAACGGATCCGTTCACGGGAAGCGACATTGAAACATCTACAATCACAGATCAATCCACATTTCCTGTACAACTGCCTGTTTTATATTAAAAATATGACCCAGCTTGGCAACCGTGAAGCGGTTATTGCCATGTCGCTAAGTCTGGGAGACTACTATCGCTACATTACGCGGGGCGAGAATGATATGACAACAGTGGAAGAAGAGATTCGGCTGCTGGACCATTATCTGTCCATTCAACAGATGCGGACCAACCGGCTGACCTACGAGATTGCCGTACCGCAGCAACTGATGTTGCTTCACATTCCGCGACTGCTTATTCAACCGATCGTAGAGAATGCGGTGATCCACGGCATTGAGCCGATGGAGGGCAGTGGGCATGTCGTCGTAACGGGGATGGCGGTACCCGAACATATAGAGGGTCGGAAATATACAAGATATAGCCTGTTTGTTGATAACGATGGTGTCACGCTGACAGCGGAAGAGATTGCCGAATTGGAACGGGAGATCAATGAACCAATGGGTGAAGAGATTGG
- a CDS encoding ABC transporter permease subunit, which translates to MRKMTPHPRKRTRWNFKRTWPLHLMLLPAVLLTLLFAYVPMGGIIIAFQDFKPWLGFTGSKWVGWDNFRFMFEYPDSVQVIWNTVLIASMKIVAGLVAPVVFAILLNEVRNSTFKRFSQTLVYLPHFLSWVVLGGILLDMLSPEGGLVNQVLAAAGVEPIFFLGDGDWFRVTVVVSDVWKEFGFGTIVFLAALAGINPALYEASEVDGATRLRQTLHITLPALVPMIIVVGTLSLGNILNAGFDQIFNLYNPLVYEKGDIIDTFVYRMGILNGKMSFATAVGLFKSFVAMFLVISAYRMAYKIANYRIF; encoded by the coding sequence ATGCGAAAAATGACACCCCATCCACGCAAACGTACCCGCTGGAATTTCAAACGTACATGGCCGCTGCATCTAATGCTGCTGCCTGCTGTACTGCTCACATTACTGTTCGCCTATGTGCCCATGGGCGGCATTATTATTGCTTTTCAAGACTTCAAACCGTGGCTGGGATTCACTGGCTCCAAATGGGTGGGCTGGGACAACTTCCGGTTCATGTTCGAATATCCCGACAGCGTTCAGGTCATCTGGAACACGGTACTGATCGCTTCAATGAAGATTGTGGCAGGACTTGTAGCCCCTGTGGTGTTTGCCATTTTGCTGAATGAGGTTCGGAACTCTACGTTCAAACGTTTCTCACAGACCTTGGTGTATCTGCCCCATTTCCTGTCCTGGGTTGTCCTTGGTGGAATTCTGCTCGACATGTTATCACCGGAAGGTGGACTGGTAAATCAGGTGCTGGCGGCGGCCGGTGTTGAACCAATTTTTTTCCTGGGAGATGGCGACTGGTTCCGTGTCACGGTGGTTGTCAGTGATGTGTGGAAGGAGTTTGGATTTGGGACAATTGTATTTCTGGCAGCACTTGCGGGCATTAACCCTGCACTGTATGAGGCTTCCGAGGTGGACGGGGCAACACGTCTCAGACAGACATTACATATTACCCTGCCTGCACTTGTGCCGATGATTATCGTGGTAGGTACGTTATCGCTGGGCAATATCCTGAATGCAGGCTTTGACCAGATCTTCAACCTGTACAATCCGCTGGTATATGAGAAGGGCGATATTATCGATACCTTTGTTTACCGGATGGGGATTCTGAATGGCAAAATGAGCTTTGCGACCGCTGTTGGACTATTCAAATCATTTGTCGCGATGTTTCTGGTCATCTCTGCGTACCGGATGGCGTACAAAATCGCCAATTACCGTATTTTCTGA
- a CDS encoding carbohydrate ABC transporter permease, with protein sequence MYHKTTGYRIFNGFNLIFIAAVSILCILPLVHILAVSFSGKAAASANLVTLWPIDFTVDAYTKTFGNSNFLSALWISVQRTVLGTMLSMTLVFLTAYPLSKESLHFKGRSLYAWFFIFTMLFSGGLIPSYILIQKLGLMNTMWALILPGAVAVWNLILMMNFFRNVPKELEEAAFIDGANHITTLFKIYLPVSMPAIATISLFTMVGQWNSWFDGLIYMNDASKYPLATLMQTIIVQQDFSNMNVDATQLQNMSQRTVNAAQIFIGALPILLVYPFLQRFFVKGIVLGAVKE encoded by the coding sequence GTGTATCACAAAACAACCGGGTACCGTATATTCAATGGCTTCAACCTGATATTCATCGCGGCCGTCTCGATCCTGTGCATCCTGCCGCTGGTCCATATTCTGGCCGTTTCCTTCAGTGGTAAAGCGGCAGCATCCGCCAATCTGGTGACACTTTGGCCCATTGATTTTACGGTGGACGCCTATACCAAAACATTTGGTAACAGTAACTTTCTGAGTGCACTCTGGATTTCAGTCCAGCGTACAGTTCTGGGCACAATGCTCAGTATGACACTTGTCTTCCTGACGGCTTATCCGTTATCCAAGGAAAGTCTGCACTTCAAGGGGCGTTCGCTATATGCGTGGTTTTTCATCTTCACGATGCTGTTCAGCGGGGGATTAATTCCGTCTTATATCTTGATTCAGAAGCTTGGGCTTATGAATACGATGTGGGCTCTCATTTTGCCGGGAGCAGTGGCTGTCTGGAACCTGATTCTGATGATGAACTTCTTCCGTAACGTGCCGAAAGAGCTGGAAGAGGCTGCATTTATCGATGGAGCCAACCATATCACGACCCTGTTCAAAATCTATCTGCCTGTATCCATGCCGGCCATTGCCACGATCTCTTTATTCACCATGGTAGGTCAGTGGAATTCCTGGTTCGATGGGTTGATCTATATGAATGATGCTTCCAAATATCCACTCGCCACGTTAATGCAGACTATAATCGTACAGCAGGATTTCTCCAACATGAACGTGGATGCAACGCAGCTCCAGAACATGTCTCAACGTACGGTGAACGCTGCTCAGATCTTTATTGGCGCTCTGCCGATTCTGCTCGTATATCCGTTCTTGCAGCGTTTCTTCGTTAAGGGAATTGTGCTCGGGGCGGTAAAAGAGTAA
- a CDS encoding aspartyl-phosphate phosphatase Spo0E family protein — MVHNPETIQECIEHARQRLYQIAAQYPELWHPEVIRQSMVLDELINEYNNATRKRTITNQLKS; from the coding sequence ATGGTACATAATCCGGAAACCATTCAGGAATGTATCGAACATGCACGGCAAAGGCTCTACCAGATTGCAGCTCAATACCCGGAACTATGGCATCCAGAGGTTATTCGTCAATCCATGGTGCTTGATGAGTTGATTAATGAGTATAACAATGCAACTCGCAAGAGAACGATCACGAATCAGCTAAAATCATAA
- a CDS encoding WYL domain-containing protein, with protein sequence MSNMHRIHWFDEQIRGGRFPNSSWLAREFEISRRQAQRDIEYMASSLRAPLVYMAKYRGYCYEDQTFRLPHLYMTEEEQRVLKYLAHRYRHYDYDQSDAVKRVAHLLERFTLEEQPMGSSELPVFSAQPKQLQFFELLSHAITDLRRVHIHYRDHDGERQFSLCPLKMISQFNADYVVGYEADPVQQVAIRLEGIVHVSILDERFEYRSDALLGGWEEPLPVRKPFVAEIRLKELQQMDLWQGYRIQSRQDQIYSIEFYDTDAFLQHLFISEWEELLSPGWLRRKLQQSAEGLMDRLGTVE encoded by the coding sequence ATGAGTAACATGCATCGAATTCACTGGTTTGACGAACAGATTCGGGGTGGACGTTTTCCGAATAGCAGCTGGCTTGCCCGTGAGTTTGAAATCTCCCGTCGTCAAGCTCAGCGTGATATTGAATATATGGCAAGTTCCCTGCGAGCCCCTTTGGTGTATATGGCAAAATATCGGGGCTATTGTTATGAGGATCAGACTTTTCGATTGCCCCATTTGTATATGACCGAAGAAGAGCAGCGTGTGCTGAAATATCTGGCGCATCGTTACCGGCATTACGATTATGATCAATCGGACGCGGTGAAACGTGTAGCACATTTGCTGGAGCGTTTTACGTTGGAGGAACAACCGATGGGAAGTAGTGAGCTTCCGGTATTTTCGGCGCAACCGAAGCAACTGCAATTCTTTGAATTATTGTCCCATGCCATAACCGACTTGCGCAGAGTACATATTCATTACAGGGATCACGATGGAGAACGGCAGTTTTCCTTGTGTCCATTAAAGATGATATCCCAGTTTAACGCCGATTACGTGGTGGGTTATGAAGCAGATCCTGTGCAGCAAGTGGCGATTCGCTTGGAGGGCATTGTTCATGTATCGATCTTGGATGAGAGATTTGAGTACAGGTCAGATGCCCTCCTAGGTGGATGGGAAGAACCACTGCCTGTGCGTAAACCGTTTGTAGCTGAGATTCGCTTGAAGGAATTGCAGCAAATGGACCTATGGCAAGGGTATCGTATCCAGTCTAGGCAAGATCAGATTTATTCAATTGAATTTTATGACACGGATGCTTTCTTGCAGCATTTGTTTATTAGCGAATGGGAGGAACTATTGTCTCCTGGGTGGCTTAGGCGCAAGCTTCAGCAAAGCGCAGAAGGATTAATGGACAGGCTTGGAACAGTAGAGTGA
- a CDS encoding helix-turn-helix transcriptional regulator, with protein MKILHHPQVSDIELSSVLYALSDPTRLGIVAEAARSGEQPCSHFHAPVVKSTMSHHIRTLREAGVIRVRVQGTQHFLTLRSDDLETRFPGLLQPLLQAAAQSSTDPS; from the coding sequence ATGAAAATTTTACATCATCCACAGGTGTCAGATATTGAACTTTCCTCCGTATTGTATGCGTTAAGCGACCCGACCCGTCTTGGGATTGTTGCGGAAGCAGCGAGAAGCGGGGAGCAGCCGTGCAGTCATTTTCATGCACCTGTTGTGAAGTCAACGATGTCGCATCACATTCGTACCTTGCGGGAAGCTGGAGTTATTCGGGTCAGAGTGCAGGGCACACAGCATTTTCTCACCCTGCGATCCGATGATCTGGAAACGCGCTTTCCAGGACTCCTGCAACCGTTATTGCAGGCCGCAGCTCAGTCGAGCACAGATCCTTCCTAA
- a CDS encoding MFS transporter → MNNTATASSGERTGIQEGLIVGLLGFTVVLVVMNTMMFNLALPKIAAEFMLTSVASSWIVTGYSIVFAISSITFSRLSDFIPIRTLFTTGLTLLGAASVLGFFSNHFIILLIARLIQAAGAASVPGLAIVLITRYIPNDRRGKSMAVIMSASSLGLGLGPVIGGSITQFLGWHDLFIVTGLTLFLIPVFFKLLPRETPQKGSFDLLGAVLLAIGTTGVLLFLTSRQWYTLVIGAAALLLFWLRIRRAADPFVQPALFKDKKYMMLSSLGIVSYINNFSTLFLLPQILAHLYGLTPAQSGLVIFPGAVVSMLLSNRIGRMIDRHGNTLLLKFAPWLLLAAAGLFALFADNNIYAIMAVYVLLSVGFSSLTTSVSNELSGNLTMDQVGAGMGLFQLSQFFSGAFSVAVTGVALTAMQNMPLSSAYTNIFWGMTVVALASVIFSQVYLRMQSQKKAAA, encoded by the coding sequence ATGAACAACACCGCAACCGCATCATCAGGGGAACGGACCGGAATACAGGAAGGATTAATTGTAGGCTTGCTTGGCTTCACCGTTGTACTCGTTGTGATGAATACAATGATGTTTAATCTGGCCCTGCCCAAAATTGCAGCCGAATTCATGCTTACATCCGTCGCTTCCTCATGGATTGTTACAGGGTATTCCATTGTATTTGCCATTTCCTCGATTACGTTCTCACGTCTATCGGATTTCATACCTATTCGTACATTATTCACGACCGGACTTACGTTACTTGGTGCGGCATCCGTTCTCGGGTTCTTCAGTAATCATTTCATCATTTTGCTCATTGCACGTCTGATCCAGGCTGCGGGTGCTGCTTCGGTTCCCGGGCTCGCTATTGTACTGATTACCCGATACATTCCCAATGATCGCCGGGGTAAATCGATGGCTGTCATCATGTCCGCGAGTTCACTGGGGCTTGGACTTGGTCCCGTCATCGGCGGAAGTATTACTCAGTTTCTGGGATGGCATGATCTGTTTATCGTTACGGGATTAACGTTATTCTTGATTCCTGTATTCTTCAAACTGCTTCCTCGGGAAACACCGCAAAAAGGTTCATTTGACCTGCTCGGTGCCGTGCTTCTCGCCATCGGTACTACAGGTGTGCTGTTATTCCTGACTTCCCGTCAGTGGTACACGCTTGTTATCGGTGCTGCGGCACTGCTTCTGTTCTGGCTCCGAATTCGGCGCGCGGCAGACCCGTTTGTTCAACCTGCTTTGTTCAAAGACAAAAAATATATGATGCTCAGCTCGCTAGGGATTGTATCGTACATTAATAACTTCTCAACGTTGTTTCTGTTACCGCAAATTTTGGCACATCTATATGGACTGACACCTGCTCAATCGGGACTTGTCATCTTCCCGGGTGCAGTCGTGTCCATGCTGCTGTCCAACCGGATCGGCCGCATGATTGACCGACATGGCAATACGTTGCTGCTGAAGTTTGCACCATGGCTACTACTGGCAGCTGCCGGGTTATTCGCCTTATTTGCAGACAATAACATATACGCCATTATGGCTGTGTATGTCCTGCTCAGCGTTGGCTTCTCTTCCCTAACCACCAGCGTGTCCAATGAATTGTCTGGCAATCTGACCATGGATCAAGTGGGCGCAGGTATGGGGCTGTTCCAACTCAGTCAGTTCTTCAGTGGTGCTTTCAGTGTTGCTGTTACTGGCGTAGCATTAACGGCGATGCAGAACATGCCTCTCTCCTCGGCATATACCAATATTTTCTGGGGTATGACCGTGGTCGCACTGGCATCCGTTATTTTCTCTCAGGTGTATCTGAGAATGCAGTCACAGAAAAAAGCTGCTGCTTAA
- a CDS encoding BtrH N-terminal domain-containing protein, with the protein MNIQPREAHTEGEDCFTLCVSSILNYKEITNFLAVWKQCGMMYHEDPERGTPKLVPTYMTVENEFQRIHHIDLNIVRTNERTEVIQEIMTLLQQNEAVIVWVDVFYMKYNSLYQLLHSSHCIVLSDYADGQFEFIDDFYHLKGNMDEQTLFEALDLGQTPLIREGTRYRYATLDVGNAVEQVKEREFYEMLQQNHEIMDGISGQLTKQVEWYELVNPHVGLPAIERYIDATRQHMQDSSALTEEYLDNMYGDLAGISNNRYLYGHFLREGIPYNPDISQLVETYEYAAQRWNLAANMTLKSQYLDLDRRHHMLDRVLGKIGEIIALEQEAHDLVKHLVAS; encoded by the coding sequence ATGAATATTCAGCCAAGAGAAGCACATACAGAAGGTGAAGATTGCTTTACCCTATGTGTAAGCAGCATTCTCAACTATAAAGAAATCACGAATTTCCTGGCGGTATGGAAGCAATGCGGGATGATGTACCATGAAGACCCGGAGAGAGGCACCCCGAAACTTGTCCCTACTTATATGACTGTTGAAAATGAGTTTCAACGCATTCATCATATTGATTTGAATATCGTCAGAACAAACGAACGGACCGAGGTTATCCAGGAAATCATGACGTTGCTTCAGCAAAACGAAGCAGTCATTGTATGGGTTGATGTATTTTACATGAAGTACAATTCACTTTATCAATTACTTCATTCGTCGCATTGTATTGTCTTGTCCGACTATGCAGATGGACAGTTTGAGTTTATTGATGATTTTTATCATTTGAAAGGTAATATGGATGAACAGACGTTATTTGAAGCGCTTGATCTAGGTCAGACGCCATTAATTCGTGAGGGTACGCGTTATCGTTATGCTACATTAGATGTTGGGAATGCCGTTGAGCAGGTAAAAGAGAGAGAGTTCTACGAAATGCTTCAACAAAATCATGAAATCATGGATGGAATATCCGGGCAGCTAACCAAACAGGTTGAGTGGTATGAATTGGTTAATCCGCATGTTGGTTTGCCTGCCATTGAACGGTATATCGACGCTACACGTCAGCATATGCAAGATTCATCCGCATTGACGGAAGAATATCTGGACAATATGTATGGCGACTTGGCGGGCATAAGTAATAACAGATATTTGTATGGCCATTTCCTAAGAGAAGGAATACCGTACAATCCGGATATTTCTCAACTGGTGGAGACGTACGAATATGCTGCGCAACGATGGAATCTCGCGGCTAATATGACATTGAAAAGTCAATACCTGGATCTGGATCGTCGACATCATATGTTAGATCGAGTGCTGGGTAAAATCGGAGAAATTATAGCTCTGGAACAAGAGGCCCATGACTTGGTCAAACATCTTGTTGCCAGTTAA
- a CDS encoding ABC transporter ATP-binding protein, which produces MTKTPSTSRYALFKQIKPFIKNANRQIFILGTLKLALTAIALMIPYLYKLLIDHVMVGRELGMLPYILAGYLGLFALETTALGLQTLFSNRLLGRTKLDLQLNMWKRLVRMKPTLYERYSAGDLKNRLDGDVTLVKDFIFLHLIDYTFKWISVGAYVVILLSLNWKMALLGFVMLPISFVISSRLGKKAKVLVSEFRQTTGEYETWISNSFRHWKEIKALNMQRKESIKFVGYWKRFGKIKFRHLAYTYANELYYTFQDDFINKMNLYFIGGLLIFQGELTIGGLLVFLTYYQQMINNINEINASNVQLHDVTPSIERIVELLELPVVPQRKLGLQPEFQGHLEFKDVSFRYQENQRDVLHEINLNIQPGDYTAIVGRSGSGKSTLIKLILGQNETQQGAILVDGQPIGDLGSYYLYQHIGVVMQENTLFSMSIMDNLRLVQPRATEEEIREVCRMALLDDFIEELPDKYNTVLGESSIKLSGGQKQRLALARVLLTRPRMLILDEATSALDNDSERKISEVIRRIAQHMTVLVIAHRYSAIQDAEQVIVLDQGEIVARGTHLELAGRHEVYDTLFKEQRQGVGSTVT; this is translated from the coding sequence GTGACGAAGACACCGTCAACTTCCCGGTATGCACTCTTTAAACAGATTAAGCCATTTATCAAAAATGCGAACCGTCAAATCTTCATTCTAGGTACACTGAAACTGGCCTTGACTGCTATTGCGCTCATGATCCCTTATCTGTACAAGCTGCTCATTGATCATGTCATGGTTGGACGGGAGCTTGGAATGTTACCCTATATCCTTGCTGGATACCTGGGCTTATTTGCGTTGGAGACAACCGCTCTGGGTTTACAAACGCTGTTCAGTAACCGGTTATTAGGTCGGACCAAGCTCGATTTGCAGCTGAACATGTGGAAAAGATTAGTGCGCATGAAGCCAACTTTATATGAGCGCTATAGTGCGGGAGATCTGAAGAATAGGCTGGATGGAGACGTCACACTGGTTAAAGACTTTATCTTTTTGCATTTGATTGATTATACGTTCAAATGGATCAGCGTAGGGGCGTATGTGGTTATTCTGTTATCGCTGAATTGGAAGATGGCTTTGCTGGGTTTTGTTATGCTTCCCATTTCCTTTGTTATCAGTTCCCGATTGGGCAAAAAGGCCAAAGTACTGGTCTCTGAATTCCGCCAGACTACCGGAGAATATGAGACATGGATATCGAACAGCTTCAGACACTGGAAGGAAATCAAGGCACTGAATATGCAACGCAAAGAATCCATCAAGTTTGTGGGGTATTGGAAACGTTTTGGCAAAATCAAATTCCGACATCTGGCATATACGTATGCCAATGAGCTGTACTACACCTTTCAGGATGACTTTATTAATAAGATGAATCTTTATTTTATCGGCGGGTTGCTGATTTTTCAGGGAGAATTAACAATCGGGGGACTGCTTGTTTTTCTGACATACTATCAACAGATGATTAACAACATTAATGAAATTAATGCCTCCAATGTTCAACTTCATGATGTGACACCTTCCATTGAACGGATCGTTGAATTGCTGGAACTTCCCGTTGTACCACAGAGAAAGCTCGGACTACAGCCAGAGTTCCAAGGGCATCTCGAATTCAAGGATGTCTCCTTTCGTTATCAGGAGAATCAAAGGGATGTCTTGCATGAGATTAATCTGAACATCCAGCCTGGTGATTATACAGCGATCGTAGGCAGAAGTGGTTCGGGTAAGAGCACGTTAATCAAACTTATTCTAGGGCAGAATGAAACACAGCAAGGGGCTATTCTCGTTGACGGACAGCCCATTGGTGACTTGGGATCATACTACCTTTATCAACATATTGGGGTGGTTATGCAGGAGAATACCTTGTTCAGTATGTCCATCATGGATAATCTCAGACTCGTACAGCCACGGGCTACAGAAGAAGAGATACGAGAGGTTTGCCGCATGGCTTTGCTGGATGATTTCATTGAAGAATTGCCTGACAAGTATAATACGGTTCTGGGTGAGTCAAGTATTAAGCTGTCCGGAGGCCAGAAGCAGCGTTTGGCGCTTGCGAGGGTGCTGTTAACAAGACCCCGAATGCTTATTCTGGATGAAGCAACCTCTGCACTGGATAATGACTCGGAACGGAAAATAAGTGAGGTGATCCGTAGGATCGCACAGCATATGACGGTGCTTGTGATCGCCCACCGGTATTCAGCTATTCAGGATGCCGAGCAAGTCATTGTGCTCGATCAGGGAGAGATTGTTGCTAGGGGCACTCATCTGGAACTGGCCGGGCGGCATGAGGTGTATGACACGTTGTTCAAGGAGCAGCGGCAAGGTGTCGGGTCAACTGTCACCTGA